In the genome of Megalops cyprinoides isolate fMegCyp1 chromosome 7, fMegCyp1.pri, whole genome shotgun sequence, one region contains:
- the LOC118780249 gene encoding zinc finger E-box-binding homeobox 1-like yields MAEESRCMRRKQPKPRRSSDGGTVTRQQCSYSPPCRTQMERHFTMRSQADDRQNEIVNGAQNRKFKCTQCGKAFKYKHHLKEHLRIHSGEKPYECSNCRKRFSHSGSYSSHLSSRKCQRLSQGVVLFKAHRNSYCPTSRPTAGCRSSEGTLYPFQLLRKDSGTLGVSPSHFRTPERRWIHPSQLSVQSNRFEDMELAPYLRAGGNFLHVQWGAVWQRWAETKRGVSMGTEERVGFGGSHAAKDPLDGYVPDHRVGLGGGPVGRPWQDSLLHRADRAAELPLGDLRNWGASPLQPPSLSLQAHKPQSRFSKSDSRLSLSSRHPLPRHPGGDPRPPPPMGFCGTHTFWPSSAPPFSPPLSPGSSPLPHGTPKSPDSHAEPLDLSLPKARLKPGAERGRNGRGPNGEQTQTETLLRGLAPPPHRRTLARSRTPQKRHAPLSTRPLFNPQQPVGPGGPERDMPTSPPLNPTTDSDSLSPMPHGPRSDTDFSLMRIHPEKQGGNVSRGCWEMQSATEGGAEVEGGANVDGRPIKRRLKRTQEGLYACELCDKTFQKNTSLLRHEYEHSGRRPHKCGTCSKAFKHKHHLREHTRLHSGEKPYGCDRCGKLFSHSGSYSHHMNHRYTLCGLHQDHGRGADRDHDAFPDWLPLEGLCREEEGAESETLPQCFASDLGGALGSGLGGALGSGRFFPLTDVGKAGPLPVTAPTM; encoded by the exons ATGGAGGAACAGTGACCCGGCAGCAGTGTAGCTACAGCCCCCCCTGCAGGACACAGATGGAGAGACACTTCACAATGCGCAGCCAGGCGGACGACAGG CAGAATGAAATTGTAAACGGAGCGCAGAACAGGAAGTTTAAATGCACGCAGTGTGGAAAAGCCTTCAAGTACAAACATCACCTCAAAGAGCATCTTCGCATTCACAGCG GGGAGAAGCCGTACGAATGCTCCAACTGCAGGAAGCGTTTTTCCCACTCCGGCTCCTACAGCTCCCACCTGAGTAGCAGAAAGTGCCAGAGACTAAGCCAGGGGGTTGTGCTGTTCAAGGCACACCGCAACAGCTACTGTCCCACCTCACGCCCCACTGCCGGCTGCAGGAGCTCAGAAGGCACCCTTTACCCTTTTCAGCTGCTCAGAAAGGATTCTGGGACCTTGGGGGTCTCTCCATCTCACTTCAGGACCCCTGAGAGACGCTGGATCCATCCCTCACAGCTCTCAGTCCAATCTAACCGTTTTGAAGACATGGAGCTTGCACCGTACCTGCGTGCTGGGGGAAATTTTCTGCATGTCcagtggggggcagtgtggcAAAGGTGGGCAGAGACCAAGAGGGGCGTCTCCATGGGAAcggaggagagggtggggttCGGTGGCTCTCATGCGGCGAAGGACCCCCTGGACGGATACGTGCCAGACCacagggtggggctggggggggggccaGTTGGCAGGCCGTGGCAGGACAGCCTCCTCCACAGGGCTGACAGGGCTGCAGAGCTGCCCCTGGGGGATCTGCGGAACTGGGGGGCATCACCACTTCAGCCCCCCAGCCTCTCCCTTCAGGCACACAAACCCCAGAGCAGGTTCTCCAAGTCGGACTCgcgtctgtccctctcctctcgACACCCCCTTCCCCGGCACCCTGGGGGTGACCCTCGGCCACCACCTCCAATGGGCTTTTGTGGAACACACACCTTCTGGCCCAGCTCCGCCCCACCATTCAGCCCGCCCCTCAGCCctggctcctcccccctcccacacgGGACCCCCAAGTCCCCCGACTCCCACGCCGAACCCCTCGACCTGTCTCTGCCCAAAGCCAGACTCAAACCTGGGGCTGAGAGAGGCCGTAACGGCAGGGGTCCAAACGGAGAGCAGACGCAGACAGAGACGCTGCTCAGGggcctggccccgccccctcaccgTCGCACGCTAGCCCGCAGTAGAACCCCACAAAAACGCCACGCCCCACTCAGCACACGGCCTCTTTTTAACCCCCAGCAGCCCGTAGGCCCGGGTGGACCGGAGCGGGACATGCCGACCTCACCTCCACTCAACCCCACGACAGACTCGGACTCCCTTTCCCCGATGCCCCACGGGCCTCGATCAGACACAGACTTCAGCCTCATGAGGATCCACCCAGAGAAACAG GGTGGGAACGTGAGCAGAGGGTGCTGGGAAATGCAGTCTGCAACTGAGGGAGGAGCTGAGGTAGAGGGAGGGGCTAATGTAGATGGACGTCCAATCAAGAGACGGCTGAAGAGGACGCAGGAGGGGCTGTATGCTTGCGAGCTCTGTGACAAGACCTTCCAGAAAAACACATCCCTCCTGAGGCACGAGTACGAGCACTCAG GCAGACGGCCCCATAAGTGTGGCACCTGCAGCAAAGCCTTCAAACACAAGCACCACCTGAGGGAGCACACCCGGCTGCACTCTGGGGAGAAACCCTACGGCTGCGACCGCTGCGGGAAGCTCTTCTCCCACTCTGGCTCCTACTCCCATCACATGAACCACCGCTACACCCTCTGCGGCCTCCACCAGGACCACGGCCGCGGCGCAGACCGCGATCACGATGCCTTCCCTGATTGGCTGCCACTGGAGGGGCTCTGCCGTGAGGAGGAAGGGGCAGAGTCAGAGACCTTGCCCCAATGCTTTGCCTCTGACCTGGGTGGAGCTCTTGGCTCTGGCCTGGGTGGAGCTCTTGGATCTGGGCGTTTTTTCCCCTTGACTGACGTTGGAAAAGCTGGCCCACTCCCAGTCACGGCCCCAACCATGTAG
- the LOC118780250 gene encoding methyl-CpG-binding domain protein 6-like, with translation MPKTHKKSEAKNRAHDRQRKNEESYGFHARLVLEAQGYKTMIGGKAGSADKDGFPLPAAQVPIGWQRKVKGGAVVYVSPSGMVLSSVEEVRAYLLADGTCKCGLECPLLVHKVFCFDPRAAVLGRGQLPWKAEQDMTKLCNHRRKAVAMAALCRSMQVSQVAFSGCRPGAATGGATESRDQGEGHSEGQETKEHHPYSPGPCLSVHPKYNSSPIPTTHEGNSTSPQLFVSPPCNGLSPHAHTNTNTQQPSETPGNLPLPTPAHSPFSCYGSPQTCHHPPSPHAQYSLSPSTSHSVVLAAGRVRQDHQQGGAVGSPPPSPSGSLDCLQPGQRSRQASSPGLGLGAAPCPPGSMSSPLPLTTLGPPRGPVLPSSPSGAVEGMLQQLKHNSNNSTEPSPSDQSTSCTPLPLDPDRKNRPAGEGSGPALGPGGAGTIELRAVPLGQLLKQQQQQQQHVSFPASSFLSAAARAQRAGQNQAQRAGQNQAHSCQNQAQRSPSGTETQQNQVIKSTLQNSHNPPQNSASPPHNSPMPLQNSPSPPARVPTTPPKLLAHPSTSSLPAPMERSSCLRHQQHSPTMLSVLKEPAGDLPALPMSYSSSSSSSSSSSSTSASLHSQQQNRPQTSHLSITRPDALSGSSQEQNPRSPPPAPPHAPPPTPPLSALLHMLSVQSAQAAAAQAGPDPAPITSLTGQGHTQSSPPRLLIGQPAQCQTQPLPPSPAADLSPRTQHPEPTEEGPPPSPAPFGVGDSGKSEATPSNSTHSQSHALHHTTPADATLPGPQDLSDRVLEGGPDGPDGAVHQNHGTEGNGPAVGPQGSSDPAPPGDAPGPLQLAESFPFMSQEQLLQLLSAPSGLPSLLAPPFLGSLPVGVWVGGQQGQAPAQTPPPQQNSGLLSLGSTPVLGTQGDLPVNFLGLLNATPSAAAADLALDLNPNPAPEPGPAPEPACSPGLDAGERPGLQALLLASLLLGQQQPASLLPPLGSLSFDLPLQQPFPSFLEGGAIEKPPGLADSLLSGPGLQEALQGVCPPAESALQALQSLLLSTAPPTSAFLPLSPALLAAALAAAEPPLVPPPPPSPPQQVHSQVTLDSSSVADVADPPQPSPGQGKSGPLTPLLPPILTPGVLGDLAALSNISGLLGAGPLLLPPVQAPGLSAPLIPGQGSTINPVTCLLNNMQLNLCPALPMGEEKPIITQEKEGPAPQEEVPANHVGQECAPSPEQAVGSGSVLDPYASFMDTIYTSFLQVSSEQAADTTSTRSALPPSQPREPPTVPPSAPPMAPPTALPGAPPCSSPTAPPMTAPSISPPCAYSLRNPEVSRLSTDSAQSLARGTPKRSEDGSSTAPLSQLGDLAPTPAFLEEAKSDCSAHCAYSVGLPAGGAEGEGEGEAQPHPQPSHSRSDPDSQGTQAPGPRKRGRGAGGQAAGARRGRKRRLGQRRALAHFKDLGTRAAKSRATMALMMAGKSARSKKRRVSR, from the exons ATGCCAAAAACGCACAAGAAGTCAGAAGCCAAGAATCGTGCGCATGACAGACAACGCAAGAATGAGGAGTCCTATGGGTTTCATGCCCGTCTG GTGCTGGAAGCCCAGGGCTACAAAACAATGATTGGCGGTAAGGCAGGCAGTGCTGACAAAGATGGCTTCCCCCTACCGGCCGCACAGGTGCCTATTGGCTGGCAGAGGAAGGTTAAGGGTGGGGCTGTGGTGTATGTCAG tCCGAGTGGTATGGTCCTGTCCtcggtggaggaggtgagggcGTACCTGCTCGCGGATGGCACCTGTAAATGTGGGCTGGAGTGTCCGCTACTCGTGCACAAG GTGTTCTGTTTCGACCCAAGGGCGGCGGTTCTGGGGCGGGGCCAGCTGCCCTGGAAGGCGGAGCAGGACATGACTAAACTGTGTAACCACCGGCGGAAAGCGGTCGCCATGGCAGCACTGTGCCGCAGCATGCAGGTGTCCCAGGTGGCTTTCTCCGGGTGTCGCCCAGGTGCAGCTACAG GGGGCGcgacagagagcagagaccaGGGTGAGGGGCACTCAGAGGGCCAGGAGACCAAAGAGCACCACCCCTACTCCCCTGGACCTTGCCTCTCAGTCCACCCCAAATACAACAGCAGCCCCATTCCCACCACCCACGAGGGCAACAGTACCTCCCCCCAGCTGTTTGTCTCACCCCCCTGCAACGGATTGTCCCCTCACGCTCACACCAACACTAATACACAGCAGCCATCTGAGACTCCTGGGAATCTGCCCCTTCCTACCCCTGCCCACTCCCCATTTTCATGCTACGGGTCACCCCAAACATGCCACCACCCTCCCAGCCCTCACGCGCAgtactccctgtctccctccacctcccacTCTGTGGTGCTGGCTGCAGGGCGAGTCAGACAGGACcaccagcagggcggcgctgttggctccccccctccttccccctcagGTAGCTTGGATTGCCTCCAGCCTGGCCAGCGCTCACGTCAGGCCTCCTCCCCTGGCCTTGGCCTGGGGGCGGCCCCCTGTCCCCCAGGGAGCATGTCATCTCCCCTGCCTCTGACCACGCTTGGGCCCCCCAGAGGCCCAGTGCTGCCCTCCAGCCCCAGTGGAGCGGTGGAAGGCATGCTCCAACAGCTCaagcacaacagcaacaacagcactgAGCCCTCCCCCAGTGACCAAAGCACTTCCTGTACCCCCCTTCCTCTTGACCCAGACAGGAAGAACAGGCCGGCCGGGGAAGGCTCGGGTCCTGCCCTCGGGCCGGGCGGTGCCGGTACCATCGAGCTCCGAGCGGTACCACTCGGCCAGCtcctgaagcagcagcagcagcagcagcagcatgtcTCCTTCCCAGCCAGTAgcttcctctctgcagcagcCCGAGCCCAGCGGGCCGGCCAGAACCAGGCCCAGCGGGCCGGCCAGAACCAGGCCCACAGCTGCCAGAACCAGGCCCAGAGAAGCCCGTCTGGCACAGAAACCCAGCAGAACCAGGTTATAAAGAGCACTTTACAAAACAGCCACAACCCTCCACAAAACAGTGCATCCCCTCCACATAACAGCCCCATGCCTTTACAGAACAGCCCCTCTCCCCCAGCTCGAGTGCCCACCACACCCCCCAAGCTGCTGGCCCACCCAAGCACTTCCTCCCTTCCAGCTCCCATGGAGAGGTCTTCCTGTTTGAGACATCAGCAGCACTCTCCCACAATGCTCAGTGTGCTGAAGGAGCCGGCTGGAGATCTGCCTGCCCTGCCCATGTCATActcctcctcttcgtcctcctcttcctcttcctcctctaccTCGGCCTCCTTGCACTCTCAGCAGCAGAACCGCCCCCAGACCTCTCATCTGTCCATCACCCGGCCTGATGCTCTGTCAGGCTCCTCCCAGGAACAGAACCCCCGctccccgccccctgccccaccACATGCCCCGCCCCCTACCCCGCCCCTCTCCGCCCtcctgcacatgctcagtgtgCAGAGTGCGCAGGCTGCTGCTGCCCAGGCCGGGCCTGACCCTGCACCAATCACATCGCTCACCGGGCAGGGCCACACCCAGTCCTCCCCTCCGCGGCTCCTCATTGGACAGCCAGCACAATGCCAAACCCAGCCTTTGCCCCCCTCGCCAGCCGCCGACCTGTCGCCCCGAACCCAACACCCCGAGCCCACAGAGGAGGGACCCCCACCTTCACCGGCCCCCTTTGGTGtaggggattctgggaaatcaGAAGCCACTCCCTCCAACTCCACCCACAGTCAGAGCCACGCCCTCCATCATACCACGCCCGCTGATGCCACCCTGCCTGGACCTCAGGATCTCAGTGACCGTGTCCTGGAAGGCGGGCCGGACGGGCCCGATGGTGCTGTTCATCAGAACCACGGCACTGAGG gGAACGGTCCAGCCGTGGGTCCTCAGGGTTCCTCAGACCCCGCCCCGCCCGGCGACGCCCCTGGCCCCCTGCAGCTGGCTGAGTCGTTCCCCTTCATGTCCCaggagcagctcctgcagctgctctctgccCCCTCTGGCCTGCCCTCCCTCCTGGCCCCGCCCTTCCTGGGCTCCCTGCCAGTGGGAGTGTGGGTGGGCGGTCAGCAGGGTCAGGCCCCAGCACAGACTCCGCCCCCTCAGCAGAACTCTGGCCTGCTGAGCCTGGGTTCGACCCCGGTGCTGGGAACTCAGGGAGATCTGCCCGTTAATTTCCTGGGGCTTTTAAACGCCACTCccagcgctgctgctgctgatctaGCCCTGGATCTGAACCCAAACCCGGCCCCAGAGCCAGGCCCAGCCCCAGAGCCTGCCTGCAGCCCGGGGCTggatgcaggagagagaccCGGACTGCAGGCTCTGCTCCTGGCCTCCCTGCTCCTcggccagcagcagcctgcCTCCCTGCTGCCTCCTCTGGGTTCGCTCAGCTTCGACCTCCCCCTGCAGCAGCCGTTCCCCTCCTTCCTGGAGGGGGGCGCTATAGAGAAGCCCCCAGGGCTGGCGGACTCCCTCCTCTCAGGCCCGGGGCTGCAGGAGGCCCTGCAGGGTGTGTGTCcaccagcagagagcgctctccaAGCACTGCAGTCTCTTCTCCTCTCCACGGCCCCGCCCACATCAGCCTTCCTGCCCCTGAGCCCCGCCCTGCTGGCTGCTGCGCTGGCTGCGGCGGAGCCCCCCCTcgtgccccctcccccgccctctCCGCCCCAGCAGGTGCATTCTCAG GTGACTCTGGACTCCAGCTCTGTAGCAGATGTAGCTGATCCCCCCCAGCCCTCGCCAGGCCAGGGCAAGAGTGGCCCCCTGACCCCTCTGCTGCCCCCCATACTGACCCCTGGAGTCCTGG GAGACCTGGCGGCTCTGAGTAACATCAGCGGCCTTCTGGGAGCGGGGCCTTTGCTGCTGCCCCCCGTGCAAGCCCCCGGGCTGAGCGCaccactgatcccaggtcagggGTCCACAATCAACCCCGTCACCTGTCTGCTCAACAACATGCAG ctCAACCTGTGTCCTGCTCTTCCCATGGGCGAGGAAAAGCCAATTATCACGCAGGAAAAGGAAGGTCCCGCCCCCCAGGAGGAGGTTCCAGCCAATCATGTGGGCCAGGAGTGTGCACCCAGCCCTGAGCAGGCAGTGGGTTCTGGGTCAGTGCTGGACCCCTACGCCTCCTTCATGGACACCATCTACACCTCTTTCCTGCAGGTCAGCAGCGAGCAGGCCGCTGACACCACGTCCACACGGAGTGCCTTACCCCCCTCCCAACCACGGGAGCCCCCGACAGTCCCACCCAGTGCTCCGCCCATGGCCCCGCCCACTGCCCTGCCCGGCGCCCCACCCTGCAGCTCACCCACGGCCCCGCCCATGACCGCGCCCTCCATCAGCCCCCCGTGCGCCTACTCCCTGAGGAACCCTGAAGTGTCCCGCCTGAGCACAGACTCCGCCCAGTCTCTCGCCCGCGGCACCCCCAAACGCAGCGAGGACGGCTCCTCCACGGCCCCCCTCAGCCAGCTGGGTGACCTAGCCCCCACGCCCGCCTTCCTGGAGGAGGCCAAAAGCGACTGCTCCGCCCACTGCGCCTACAGCGTTGGGCTGCCCGCGGGCGGAGccgagggggaaggggagggggaggcacaGCCCCACCCGCAGCCGTCCCACAGTCGCAGCGATCCAGATAGCCAGGGTACCCAGGCCCCGGGACCCCGGAAACGGGGCAGG ggagcaggtgggcaggcagcaGGTGCCAGGCgaggaaggaagaggagacTGGG ccaGCGGAGGGCGCTGGCTCACTTCAAGGATCTGGGCACCAGAGCTGCCAAGTCCAGAGCGACA ATGGCGCTGATGATGGCAGGGAAGTCTGCCAGGTCCAAGAAGAGGAGGGTTTCCAGGTAG